A genomic window from Vitis riparia cultivar Riparia Gloire de Montpellier isolate 1030 chromosome 16, EGFV_Vit.rip_1.0, whole genome shotgun sequence includes:
- the LOC117934148 gene encoding 3-ketoacyl-CoA synthase 5-like, with protein sequence MEPVSRLSHDPLPKVITTNTLPSGTLLSKHLHSTLLELARVSALLLVISIEVLSFLREWNPIFHLFSLSCFFLFFIVKPLLSKPHIYIVDFSCFKPPNFCRVPTSSFLEHSSMIQPFDRKSIDFMAKLLKSSGLGEQTHLSPALCYIPPIAHLQEFIKEAHMVLFPVMEDLLSKTKLSPRDIDILIINCSSLCSSPSLSSIIINKYSMRDDIKSFNLSGMGCSAGILSTHLAQNLLKVHKNSYAIVLSTEITSAGWYAGNDRSKLLVNCIFRMGGAAILLTNKEEMRKTSKYRLLQTVRIQRAFDDRAYLATVREEDSNGALGVSVSHDLVQVVAETVRSNIAILGSCILPFLEKFKCGVSMFRKRYISKSAEVYVPDFKKVIQHFVLPASGRSWIREIGKGLKLGKRDTEASLMTLRRFGNQSSSSSWYVLAYLEAKERMKKGDKVWQLGIGSGPKCISFVWECNRPIVGESMKGPWADCIDEYPVLFEDEDK encoded by the coding sequence ATGGAACCTGTTTCAAGGCTCAGCCATGATCCTCTTCCGAAAGTAATCACCACCAACACCTTGCCTTCCGGTACTCTCCTCTCAAAGCATCTCCACTCAACCCTTTTGGAGCTAGCAAGGGTTTCTGCTCTTCTACTTGTGATTTCCATTGAAGTTCTTTCCTTTCTACGAGAATGGAACCCCATCTTCCATCTCTTCTCACTCTCTTGTTTCTTTCTGTTTTTCATTGTCAAGCCTCTCCTCTCAAAGCCTCATATCTACATTGTAGACTTCTCATGTTTCAAACCGCCAAACTTTTGCAGGGTTCCCACTTCATCCTTCCTTGAACATTCCTCCATGATTCAGCCCTTTGACAGAAAAAGCATAGATTTCATGGCCAAACTCCTCAAATCTTCGGGACTAGGTGAACAGACCCATCTCTCTCCAGCTTTATGCTACATTCCACCCATTGCCCATCTCCAAGAATTCATCAAAGAAGCCCACATGGTACTGTTCCCTGTAATGGAAGATCTGCTGTCCAAGACTAAACTCTCTCCCCGAGATATCGATATACTAATCATAAACTGTAGTAGTCTTTGCTCGTCTCCTTCCCTCTCCTCCATTATCATCAACAAATACTCCATGAGAGATGATATTAAGAGCTTTAATCTCTCAGGCATGGGGTGCAGTGCTGGAATTCTTAGCACCCATTTGGCTCAAAATCTATTGAAAGTTCACAAGAATTCTTACGCCATTGTTCTTAGCACAGAGATCACATCGGCTGGTTGGTACGCTGGTAACGATAGGTCTAAGTTGCTAGTCAATTGTATCTTTCGAATGGGAGGTGCAGCAATATTGCTTACAAAtaaggaagaaatgagaaaaacatcCAAGTATAGGCTACTTCAGACGGTGAGAATACAGAGAGCATTTGACGACAGAGCTTATCTTGCAACAGTTCGCGAAGAGGACTCAAATGGAGCCCTTGGGGTGTCAGTCAGCCACGACTTAGTGCAAGTAGTTGCAGAAACTGTTCGATCGAATATCGCTATCCTCGGCTCATGCATCTTGCCATTCTTGGAGAAATTCAAGTGTGGAGTATCCATGTTCCGGAAGAGATATATTAGCAAATCTGCAGAAGTTTACGTGCCGGATTTTAAGAAAGTGATACAGCATTTTGTTCTGCCAGCTTCAGGGAGGTCTTGGATTAGAGAGATAGGAAAAGGGTTGAAGCTTGGCAAGAGAGACACGGAGGCTTCTCTGATGACATTGCGAAGGTTCGGGAACCAGTCTTCATCTTCATCCTGGTATGTATTAGCTTATCTGGAGGCCAAGGAGAGGATGAAGAAGGGTGACAAGGTGTGGCAGCTTGGAATTGGAAGTGGGCCTAAGTGCATTAGTTTTGTCTGGGAGTGTAATAGGCCCATTGTTGGGGAGTCCATGAAGGGCCCATGGGCTGATTGTATCGATGAATATCCAGTCCTTTTTGAGGATGAAGACAAATGA
- the LOC117932915 gene encoding 40S ribosomal protein S13-like, translating to MGRMHSRGKGISSSALPYKRTPPTWLKISSQDVEDNICKFAKKGLTPSQIGVILRDSHGIAQVKSVTGSKILRVLKGHGLAPEIPEDLYHLIKKAVAIRKHLERNRKDKDSKFRLILVESRIHRLARYYKRTKKLPPVWKYESTTASTLVA from the exons ATGGGTCGTATGCACAGTCGAGG TAAGGGCATTTCTTCGTCTGCTCTTCCTTACAAGAGAACACCGCCTACTTGGCTCAAGATCTCCTCCCAAGAT GTTGAGGATAACATTTGCAAGTTTGCAAAGAAAGGGCTGACACCATCGCAGATTGGTGTTATTCTTCGTGATTCTCACGGCATTGCTCAGGTCAAAAGCGTTACTGGAAGCAAGATCTTGCGCGTTCTCAAGGGTCATG GTCTTGCTCCTGAAATTCCTGAGGATTTGTACCATCTTATTAAGAAGGCTGTTGCCATTCGAAAGCATCTGGAGAGGAATAGGAAGGACAAAGACTCAAAGTTCCGATTGATTCTTGTGGAGAGCAGGATTCACCGACTTGCTCGCTACTACAAGAGAACAAAGAAGCTTCCTCCAGTCTGGAAATA CGAGTCTACCACTGCCAGCACTCTCGTGGCTTAG